Proteins encoded within one genomic window of Bradyrhizobium sp. AZCC 1719:
- a CDS encoding sensor histidine kinase yields MSKPAEKPEVVQLPAEAPVASAVNTRRVAAQRVREARDRLTSTSGTRPAFDTELLRQYAQTRVSASFVVMLLVVATGVLFGLWKYAVPAAVWTVGMLCIHAAIIRNCKRFLSEPPTLAATRKWQTRFVLLDLLYGLSWTAILIHPAGLDVVSNTMMMFLMLLVIAVSSMLAATLPIAAVAATAPVTAAIALNFVMGGTFDNYALALLAVAAECYFALLAHQLHSTTLDTIEARAEKDALIGELEQAKAISDEARHRAESANVAKSRFLAQMSHELRTPLNAILGFSEVMKSEIFGAHAVPVYKEYSADIHNSGVHLLNLINEILDLSRIEAGRYELNEEAVSLVHVVADCHHLLKLRATSRGITIHEVFEHGMPRIWGDERATRQVVLNLISNSIKFTPPGGDIWLKVGWTASGGQYLSVKDTGSGIAEDEIPIVLASFGQGSNSIKSAEQGAGLGLPIAKSLIDMHGGTFTLKSKLRIGTEVIVTFPPERVMSALAPMAEEAPPLQPDPIVTAAVEDKRRPRHKPIMSAGTGL; encoded by the coding sequence ATGAGTAAGCCCGCAGAGAAGCCCGAGGTTGTCCAGCTTCCGGCAGAAGCGCCGGTCGCATCAGCGGTCAACACCCGGCGCGTGGCGGCGCAGCGGGTGCGCGAGGCGCGGGATCGGTTAACGTCGACCAGCGGAACCCGCCCCGCCTTCGATACCGAATTGCTCCGACAATACGCCCAGACCCGGGTATCGGCTTCCTTCGTGGTCATGCTGCTGGTGGTTGCGACCGGCGTGCTGTTCGGCCTGTGGAAGTACGCCGTGCCGGCCGCGGTTTGGACCGTCGGCATGCTCTGCATCCATGCCGCCATCATTCGCAACTGCAAGCGCTTCCTCAGCGAGCCGCCTACGCTCGCCGCCACGCGCAAATGGCAAACCCGCTTCGTGCTGCTCGACCTGCTCTACGGCCTGAGCTGGACGGCGATCCTGATCCACCCCGCCGGCCTCGACGTCGTCTCGAACACGATGATGATGTTCCTGATGCTGCTGGTGATCGCGGTATCAAGCATGCTGGCCGCGACGCTGCCCATTGCGGCGGTGGCGGCAACCGCTCCGGTGACGGCTGCGATCGCGCTCAACTTCGTGATGGGCGGAACCTTCGACAATTACGCGCTCGCGCTGCTGGCGGTTGCCGCCGAATGCTATTTTGCGCTGCTTGCGCACCAGCTTCATTCGACGACGCTGGATACGATCGAAGCGCGCGCCGAAAAGGACGCGCTGATCGGCGAGCTCGAACAGGCCAAGGCGATCTCGGACGAAGCGCGGCACCGTGCCGAATCCGCCAACGTCGCCAAGTCGCGCTTTCTGGCGCAGATGAGCCACGAGCTGCGTACGCCGCTGAACGCGATCCTCGGCTTCTCCGAGGTGATGAAGAGCGAAATTTTCGGCGCGCATGCGGTGCCGGTCTACAAGGAATATTCCGCCGACATCCACAATTCGGGCGTCCACCTGCTCAATCTCATCAACGAGATTCTCGATCTCTCGCGGATCGAGGCCGGCCGCTACGAACTCAACGAGGAAGCGGTGTCGCTCGTGCATGTCGTCGCCGACTGTCATCATCTGCTGAAGCTGCGCGCCACCAGCCGCGGCATCACCATTCACGAGGTGTTCGAGCACGGCATGCCGAGAATCTGGGGCGACGAGCGCGCCACGCGCCAGGTCGTGCTGAACCTCATATCCAACTCGATCAAGTTCACCCCGCCGGGCGGCGATATCTGGCTCAAGGTCGGCTGGACCGCGTCCGGTGGACAATATCTCAGCGTCAAGGACACCGGCTCCGGCATTGCCGAGGATGAAATCCCGATCGTGCTGGCGTCGTTCGGCCAGGGCTCCAACTCGATCAAATCGGCCGAACAGGGCGCGGGCCTGGGCTTGCCGATCGCCAAGAGCCTGATCGACATGCACGGCGGCACCTTCACGCTGAAATCGAAATTGCGTATCGGCACCGAAGTCATCGTCACCTTCCCGCCCGAGCGCGTGATGAGCGCGCTGGCGCCGATGGCCGAGGAGGCTCCGCCCCTACAGCCGGATCCCATTGTCACCGCAGCCGTCGAGGACAAGCGGCGGCCGCGTCACAAACCGATCATGAGTGCCGGCACGGGGTTGTAG
- a CDS encoding DUF1289 domain-containing protein encodes MSKETPCIAVCMMDPKTKLCFGCGRTLPEIARWHRMETAERLAVMEGLAARMVDAGLVPMPPRTERG; translated from the coding sequence ATGAGCAAAGAAACGCCGTGTATCGCAGTCTGTATGATGGATCCCAAAACCAAACTCTGCTTCGGCTGCGGACGAACGTTGCCGGAGATCGCGCGCTGGCACCGCATGGAAACGGCGGAACGATTGGCCGTGATGGAAGGGCTTGCGGCGCGCATGGTGGATGCGGGCCTGGTTCCGATGCCGCCGCGCACCGAACGCGGCTGA
- a CDS encoding TIGR02281 family clan AA aspartic protease: protein MIRIMLVLAMLAATAGAVVAYGDPNQIARAGNSVSKMLWQRSLEPAPAVEIARGKAGEFALHAKINGVKAPMVIDTGATSVVLTWETAKAIGLPIEMLEYNVDVETAGGHTKAARLTLDRLAVGGLVEKSIPALVVPRGQLKTNLLGMSFLDRLESWGVQADKLKLHGYPEVATSNRKRTRSAAN, encoded by the coding sequence GTGATCCGCATCATGCTCGTTCTGGCGATGCTCGCCGCCACCGCCGGCGCCGTCGTCGCCTATGGCGATCCGAACCAGATCGCGCGCGCCGGCAACTCGGTATCGAAAATGCTGTGGCAACGCAGCCTGGAGCCGGCGCCCGCCGTGGAGATCGCGCGCGGCAAGGCCGGCGAATTCGCACTGCACGCCAAGATCAACGGCGTCAAGGCGCCGATGGTGATCGACACCGGCGCGACGTCGGTGGTGCTGACCTGGGAGACGGCGAAGGCGATCGGCCTGCCAATCGAGATGCTCGAATACAATGTCGATGTCGAAACCGCCGGCGGCCACACCAAGGCAGCACGGCTGACGCTCGATCGCCTCGCCGTCGGCGGGCTCGTCGAGAAATCTATCCCGGCGCTGGTGGTGCCGCGGGGGCAGTTGAAGACCAACCTGCTCGGCATGAGCTTTCTGGACCGGCTAGAGAGCTGGGGCGTGCAGGCCGACAAGCTGAAGCTGCACGGCTATCCCGAGGTGGCGACGTCCAATCGCAAACGCACCCGGTCGGCTGCGAATTAG
- a CDS encoding sugar transferase: MASEPPQAFPHVPPSSSIREKYRHLFLHFDLTDRPSKDAFDLAVGLIALLAVSPLLLAIAIAHGVISMISPRERGPLLVSYKAVSRGVIFPKYKLRVVRRAHINTAAALDGDWHAYAAEWDPACRTLLGNFLKKFYLDEIPQLINVALGHMSLVGPRPLALHHYQRDSAQGNIQRRMIKAGLFGPSQALKGTAQYGQQDDEYEYLDAVLRMPAGQLLLYDLKLICLGLFRVAQGKGL, encoded by the coding sequence ATGGCTTCGGAGCCGCCACAGGCATTCCCCCATGTGCCTCCCTCGTCGAGTATTCGCGAGAAATATAGGCACCTATTCCTCCATTTTGACCTGACGGATCGACCATCCAAGGATGCATTCGATCTGGCTGTTGGCCTTATCGCGCTCTTGGCAGTCTCTCCTCTACTTCTCGCCATAGCGATTGCCCACGGCGTTATTTCGATGATTTCGCCTCGCGAACGCGGTCCTCTTTTGGTGAGCTACAAGGCGGTGAGCAGAGGGGTGATCTTTCCAAAATACAAGCTTCGGGTGGTGAGAAGAGCTCACATCAACACTGCCGCGGCGTTAGATGGCGACTGGCATGCATATGCGGCAGAGTGGGATCCAGCCTGCCGCACTCTCCTCGGCAATTTCCTGAAAAAATTCTATCTGGATGAAATCCCGCAACTCATCAATGTCGCTCTAGGACACATGAGTTTGGTAGGGCCGCGGCCGCTTGCGCTGCATCATTATCAGCGCGATTCGGCACAAGGTAACATCCAGCGACGAATGATCAAAGCCGGCTTGTTCGGCCCATCACAAGCCCTCAAGGGCACCGCCCAGTATGGCCAGCAGGATGACGAATACGAATACCTCGATGCAGTCCTGCGGATGCCAGCCGGCCAACTGCTGCTCTATGACCTGAAACTAATCTGCCTGGGTTTGTTCCGCGTAGCACAAGGCAAGGGTCTTTGA
- a CDS encoding polysaccharide deacetylase family protein, which translates to MSPPVHILTFDIEDWFHVLEHRDTASESDWCRFESRVERNTDRILECLDEANIRATFFCLGWIARTHPQVVKAISAAGHEIGSHSDRHLLVNQMTQRQFRDDLRTSIASLEDLTGHRVRAFRSPGFSISHQSIWAFSVLAENGVEWDSSVFASPHSHSREPALDITGPVTLEWRGVRLKQFPVVPGCVLGRRISFSGGGYFRLLPYGLIRHLMSKSNYAMTYFHPRDFDPDQPLIPNLPLHRAFRSYVGLKSALAKFKALLGHFHFIDISEANKLLDWDALPKLELDSTSLSIPNGRKICLPA; encoded by the coding sequence ATGTCCCCACCGGTCCACATTCTGACATTCGATATCGAGGATTGGTTTCATGTGCTTGAGCACCGGGATACAGCCTCGGAAAGCGACTGGTGTCGTTTTGAATCCCGCGTTGAAAGGAACACCGATCGTATTCTGGAGTGTCTCGATGAAGCCAACATAAGAGCTACTTTCTTTTGCCTTGGTTGGATCGCTCGGACCCATCCGCAAGTTGTCAAGGCGATAAGCGCTGCAGGACACGAAATCGGATCGCATTCTGATCGTCATTTGCTCGTGAACCAAATGACGCAGCGGCAATTCAGGGACGATCTCCGCACTTCCATTGCATCCTTGGAAGACCTCACCGGCCATCGGGTTCGTGCTTTCCGCTCTCCCGGATTCTCCATTTCGCACCAAAGCATTTGGGCGTTTTCGGTACTGGCCGAGAACGGGGTGGAATGGGATTCTTCAGTTTTCGCGTCTCCTCACTCCCACAGCAGGGAGCCAGCCCTCGACATCACCGGTCCTGTAACCCTTGAATGGCGCGGCGTCCGGCTCAAGCAATTTCCGGTGGTGCCTGGCTGCGTACTCGGCCGGCGCATCAGCTTTTCGGGAGGGGGATACTTTCGGCTGCTGCCCTACGGTCTCATCCGGCACCTGATGAGCAAGTCGAACTACGCAATGACATACTTTCATCCGCGCGATTTCGATCCCGATCAGCCGCTGATACCGAATCTTCCGCTTCACCGCGCCTTTCGATCATATGTCGGCTTGAAATCGGCGCTTGCGAAATTCAAAGCCCTTCTCGGGCACTTTCACTTTATCGATATCAGCGAAGCGAACAAGCTGCTGGATTGGGACGCGCTTCCAAAGCTTGAGCTTGATAGCACTTCATTATCTATCCCGAATGGGAGGAAAATTTGCTTGCCAGCCTGA
- a CDS encoding radical SAM/SPASM domain-containing protein — protein MLASLIRHGSARVERSVRERMFRRFGWDVTKPAFVQCILTERCNYKCQYCSHWRMEKYSDEMSFDEWRAAISSLTKLASPLVIDFTGGEPTIHPHFLEIVEYCRSKRVDWFMTTNGSTLSKTRFVERLVATQPLKIDVSVDSGSSIVHDNARGVAGSLARIEHGLRHLVSEQERAGHRFPIRIKVTVHRLNAHELTPVVRWAEAVGATSIDFNPVSGLWRKEQMEHLSICDTDLDELKSEIHKLIHMKSEGAPIETSNERLLGMIDHFSGTTEFGTAPCRDPVRNFIIKACGDVIACGCSPPIGNVREQPARQIWRGKAATSARVKSLDCSLKVAKAKGASSCMAQKTIGDDLRRALLIVGFGSRRAH, from the coding sequence TTGCTTGCCAGCCTGATCAGACATGGATCTGCTCGCGTTGAACGAAGCGTCCGGGAACGAATGTTCCGCCGCTTTGGTTGGGATGTTACCAAACCAGCCTTTGTCCAGTGTATTCTCACAGAACGCTGCAACTATAAATGCCAATACTGCTCACATTGGCGCATGGAGAAATATTCTGACGAAATGTCGTTCGATGAATGGCGAGCAGCCATCAGCAGTCTCACAAAGCTGGCGAGCCCGCTGGTAATCGACTTTACAGGCGGAGAACCTACCATCCACCCGCACTTTCTTGAGATCGTCGAGTACTGCCGATCCAAGCGCGTTGACTGGTTCATGACTACCAATGGATCGACGCTTTCGAAAACCCGATTCGTAGAGCGGCTAGTTGCAACGCAGCCGCTCAAGATTGACGTTTCGGTGGATAGTGGATCGAGCATCGTGCATGACAATGCCCGTGGCGTTGCAGGGTCTTTGGCGCGAATTGAACATGGACTGCGGCATCTCGTCTCCGAGCAGGAGAGAGCAGGCCACAGATTCCCAATCAGGATCAAGGTAACCGTTCATCGACTTAACGCGCACGAGTTGACGCCTGTGGTGAGATGGGCTGAGGCCGTCGGCGCGACTTCGATCGACTTCAATCCCGTCAGCGGACTGTGGCGCAAAGAGCAGATGGAACACCTATCTATTTGCGACACGGACCTTGATGAATTGAAAAGCGAGATTCACAAACTGATTCATATGAAATCGGAAGGTGCGCCGATCGAGACCAGCAACGAGCGCCTTCTCGGGATGATCGATCATTTCTCTGGGACCACCGAGTTCGGTACCGCGCCGTGTCGGGATCCTGTTCGTAACTTCATAATCAAGGCCTGCGGTGACGTGATCGCATGCGGCTGCTCCCCTCCTATCGGAAACGTGCGCGAGCAGCCCGCAAGACAGATTTGGCGCGGGAAAGCGGCCACAAGTGCTCGCGTCAAATCCCTGGATTGTTCCCTGAAAGTCGCGAAGGCCAAGGGCGCCAGCTCTTGCATGGCGCAGAAGACAATAGGAGACGATCTCCGCCGGGCACTGCTCATTGTCGGATTTGGGTCAAGGCGTGCTCACTAG
- a CDS encoding class I SAM-dependent methyltransferase, with product MDRFFQIMRPRPGAKILDVGGLPALNGVPGLWNDHTTTYKITLLNLPGSFDRFSASQLAQYELIEADACNFRLSQSYDLVFSNALIEHVGNFQRQKLLANFILSAGNNHWVQTPSPLFPLEAHCDVPFWWFLTLSQRKRMISKWYHGENPFTARQMASTRPIWASQLRQLFPDSRLTVEYFLGFPKSQIVYRRRNDVG from the coding sequence ATGGACCGATTTTTCCAAATTATGCGCCCGCGGCCCGGCGCCAAAATCCTAGACGTCGGCGGATTGCCGGCGCTGAACGGCGTGCCTGGACTCTGGAATGATCATACGACGACTTATAAGATTACTTTGCTTAATCTTCCGGGCTCGTTTGATAGGTTCAGCGCGAGTCAACTTGCACAGTACGAACTGATTGAGGCGGACGCCTGCAATTTCAGGTTATCACAGTCCTACGACCTCGTTTTTAGCAACGCGCTTATCGAGCACGTGGGAAACTTCCAGCGACAGAAGCTACTCGCCAACTTCATCCTTTCGGCTGGCAACAACCACTGGGTACAGACGCCATCGCCGCTCTTTCCTTTGGAAGCGCACTGTGATGTGCCGTTCTGGTGGTTCCTAACACTGTCCCAGCGGAAGAGAATGATTTCGAAATGGTATCACGGAGAAAATCCCTTCACGGCCCGACAAATGGCATCGACGAGGCCAATATGGGCTAGCCAGCTTCGTCAACTTTTTCCGGACTCGCGGCTGACAGTCGAGTACTTCCTCGGTTTCCCGAAGTCTCAGATTGTGTATCGGCGGCGGAACGACGTAGGCTAA
- a CDS encoding MarR family winged helix-turn-helix transcriptional regulator has translation MYRLTNSLPYMLNRVGVRMGDLFSRRIAGYGVTLPMYRVMAALWEKGDQRLGDLADMTTIEISTLSRLIGEMKRRGLVTRTRLKDNARTVAINLTPKGRTLVEELIPIAIHFEEVAVRNFPSKNVLDLKTVLAEIYESLNSIEPEIEEANKARKAAKSKA, from the coding sequence TTGTACCGGCTGACGAATTCCTTGCCCTACATGCTCAACCGCGTCGGCGTGCGGATGGGCGACCTGTTTTCCCGGCGCATCGCGGGCTATGGCGTGACGCTACCGATGTACCGCGTGATGGCCGCGCTCTGGGAGAAAGGCGATCAGCGCCTCGGCGATCTCGCCGACATGACGACGATCGAGATATCGACGCTGTCGCGCCTGATCGGGGAAATGAAGCGGCGAGGTCTCGTCACGCGGACGCGGCTGAAGGACAACGCGCGCACAGTTGCGATCAATCTCACGCCGAAGGGGCGGACGCTGGTCGAGGAGCTGATCCCGATCGCCATCCATTTCGAGGAGGTGGCGGTCCGCAATTTTCCGTCGAAGAACGTTTTGGATCTGAAGACTGTCCTCGCTGAAATCTACGAGAGCCTGAATTCGATCGAGCCCGAAATTGAGGAAGCCAACAAGGCACGCAAGGCGGCGAAGTCGAAAGCGTGA
- a CDS encoding flavin reductase family protein — translation MSLDSASDELRETFKRALRRFPAAVSVITSADQNRRHGMTATAVTSLSLDPPSLIVCVNQQTLLHDIMLLARRFCVNVLRRDQISLSSAFSGAVPAEERFGLGQWMTSPEGVTYLADAQINIFCKKAAAMPYGTHTIFIGEAETVNVRDPIEPLIYQDATYCFSVPHDSQAA, via the coding sequence ATGTCGCTGGATTCGGCATCCGACGAATTGCGTGAAACGTTCAAGCGCGCGTTGCGGCGATTTCCCGCAGCGGTGTCGGTGATCACGTCTGCGGACCAGAACCGCCGCCACGGAATGACGGCGACCGCGGTGACGTCGCTATCGCTCGACCCGCCCTCGCTGATCGTCTGTGTCAACCAACAAACGCTGCTGCACGACATCATGCTGCTGGCGCGCCGGTTTTGCGTCAACGTGCTGCGCCGCGACCAGATCTCCCTTTCATCGGCGTTCAGCGGCGCGGTCCCCGCCGAGGAACGGTTCGGGCTCGGCCAATGGATGACCTCGCCCGAGGGCGTCACCTATCTCGCCGACGCACAGATCAACATCTTCTGCAAGAAGGCGGCCGCGATGCCGTACGGCACGCACACGATCTTCATCGGCGAAGCCGAGACCGTGAACGTCCGCGATCCGATCGAGCCCCTGATTTACCAGGACGCCACTTATTGCTTTTCGGTGCCCCACGACAGCCAGGCTGCGTGA
- a CDS encoding acyl-CoA dehydrogenase family protein: MVSVAQLKDIPAPPAPRPDLAELRSRVAQIAPQIKARAHTTEKAGRVPEENITALRNIGYFDIVKPAMFGGYEHEFDVLVELNIELAKSCASTAWVGGLLAAHQWLIAGFPEIAQRDVWDDNADALACGSYAPAAKAIEVVGGYRLTGRWSFASGCDNAQWSLCAALLPSKTEAGQFAPAFLLVPASDYVIDDTWNVVGLSGTGSKTLVLNDVFVPAHRLLSFADTTSGKTPGAALYAANPTFSIPMLSNIPSCLASTAVGAAAGALEDYLAVTSRRITRGAVAGHNNRMADFPTIQLRVAEATASVDAAREVLLRDLRDRAATIRDGRPVSIEDRIVSRRGQAFSVALAIRASEALNASTGGLGLDLSNPVQRAWRDANAVGRHISMNWDAVGTMYGQLALGLTPQGQY, translated from the coding sequence ATGGTATCAGTCGCCCAGTTGAAGGATATACCTGCGCCGCCGGCCCCTCGTCCCGACCTTGCCGAGTTGCGGAGCCGCGTGGCGCAGATCGCGCCGCAGATCAAGGCGCGCGCCCACACCACGGAAAAGGCCGGGCGCGTGCCGGAAGAGAACATCACGGCGCTGCGCAACATCGGCTATTTCGATATCGTCAAGCCGGCAATGTTCGGCGGCTACGAGCACGAGTTCGACGTGCTGGTCGAACTGAACATTGAGCTCGCGAAAAGCTGCGCCTCGACGGCGTGGGTCGGCGGCCTGCTCGCAGCCCATCAATGGCTGATCGCGGGATTTCCGGAAATCGCCCAGCGCGACGTCTGGGATGATAATGCCGATGCACTCGCGTGTGGTTCCTACGCGCCGGCCGCCAAGGCGATCGAGGTCGTGGGCGGCTATCGCCTCACCGGGCGCTGGTCGTTTGCGAGCGGCTGCGACAACGCGCAATGGTCGTTGTGCGCAGCGCTCTTGCCGTCGAAGACGGAAGCCGGCCAGTTTGCGCCGGCCTTCCTGCTGGTTCCGGCCTCCGACTACGTCATTGACGACACCTGGAATGTCGTCGGCCTCAGCGGCACCGGCAGCAAGACGCTGGTCCTGAATGACGTATTCGTGCCGGCGCACCGCCTGCTGTCGTTCGCCGACACCACGTCCGGCAAGACGCCGGGCGCCGCGCTGTATGCCGCCAACCCCACCTTCTCGATTCCGATGCTCTCGAACATTCCTTCCTGCCTGGCGTCCACCGCAGTCGGCGCCGCCGCCGGCGCGCTGGAGGACTATCTTGCCGTTACCTCGAGGCGAATTACGCGCGGCGCGGTGGCCGGCCACAACAACCGCATGGCGGATTTCCCGACCATCCAGTTACGTGTTGCGGAAGCGACCGCTTCCGTCGATGCGGCGCGCGAAGTACTGTTGCGCGATCTCAGGGACCGTGCGGCGACGATCCGCGACGGCAGGCCCGTCTCGATCGAGGACCGCATCGTCAGCCGCCGTGGCCAGGCGTTTTCGGTTGCGCTGGCCATCCGCGCCAGTGAAGCGCTGAACGCCTCGACCGGCGGGCTCGGCCTCGATCTTTCCAATCCGGTGCAGCGCGCCTGGCGCGATGCCAATGCCGTCGGCCGCCACATCAGCATGAACTGGGACGCCGTCGGCACCATGTACGGCCAGCTCGCACTCGGGCTGACGCCCCAAGGTCAATACTAA
- a CDS encoding amidohydrolase family protein yields the protein MQGKIALEEHFAIPDTLMDSAGFVPDSYWPELKNRLLDIQDKRLAQMDRHGVEMMILSLNAPAVQAIPDVARANEIAIRANDFLAEQVAKRPSRFQAFAALPMQDPDLAIAELERCIKTLGFRGALVNGFSQIGDGKRPVYYDLPQYWPFWAAVEQTGLPFYLHPRNPLPEDCAIYEGHPWLMGPTWAFGQETAVHALRLMGSGLFDAYPKLKIILGHMGEGLPYSMWRVDHRNGWVKAPPKHKAKRKICDYFNANFFLTTSGNFRTQTLIDSILEIGADRILFSVDWPFENVDHASDWFNSASISENDRLKIGRRNAIDLFKLDLGEHAVAEHGIHQAAE from the coding sequence ATGCAGGGCAAGATCGCATTAGAGGAACATTTCGCCATCCCGGACACGCTGATGGACTCAGCGGGCTTCGTTCCGGACTCCTATTGGCCGGAGTTGAAGAACCGCCTGCTTGATATCCAGGACAAGCGGCTGGCGCAGATGGACCGCCACGGCGTCGAGATGATGATCCTGTCGCTGAACGCGCCGGCGGTTCAGGCAATTCCCGACGTCGCCCGTGCCAACGAGATTGCGATCCGCGCCAACGATTTCCTCGCCGAACAGGTGGCAAAACGGCCGTCGCGATTCCAGGCCTTTGCCGCACTGCCGATGCAGGACCCCGATCTCGCGATCGCCGAACTCGAGCGCTGCATCAAGACGCTCGGCTTCCGTGGCGCGCTGGTCAACGGCTTCTCGCAAATCGGCGACGGCAAGCGGCCGGTCTACTATGACCTGCCGCAATACTGGCCGTTCTGGGCGGCGGTGGAGCAGACCGGCCTGCCCTTCTATCTGCATCCGCGCAATCCGCTGCCGGAAGACTGCGCGATCTATGAAGGGCATCCCTGGTTGATGGGCCCGACTTGGGCCTTTGGGCAGGAGACCGCGGTTCATGCGTTGCGGCTGATGGGATCGGGGCTGTTCGATGCCTATCCAAAACTGAAGATCATCCTCGGCCATATGGGCGAAGGCCTGCCCTACAGCATGTGGCGCGTCGATCATCGCAACGGCTGGGTCAAGGCGCCGCCGAAACACAAGGCAAAGAGGAAGATCTGCGACTACTTCAATGCCAACTTTTTCCTGACCACGTCGGGTAATTTCCGCACACAAACGCTGATCGATTCCATTCTCGAGATCGGAGCCGATCGCATCCTGTTCTCGGTCGACTGGCCGTTCGAGAACGTGGACCACGCCTCCGACTGGTTCAACAGCGCCAGCATCAGCGAGAACGATCGCCTGAAGATCGGACGGCGCAACGCCATCGACCTGTTCAAGCTCGATCTCGGCGAGCATGCCGTCGCCGAGCACGGCATTCATCAAGCCGCGGAATAG
- a CDS encoding MFS transporter, with the protein MAAQAIDLHEELAEAKVGKFHWRLGAIMGLLTLFDGYDTFNPAYVIHYVAKPWGLQAGQAGLLISSGLVGFLLGAAIHGIIADRLGRRGTLLGGLWITSIFTLLTATSADSFLSFCILRLLTGIGLGVLLPLATTYINELAPRRVANTFALWGVALGWALGGTLAGVAGVFATPLFGWTSLYWIGSLSFLLLPFMHMMLPESPKFLALQGRIDEIRDMLTKLRPERASVYASAEIAVGQTEKPVNSVAALLQSKYRRTTFAIWASAFLSLFCIFGLSGWIPTVMMQRGETFAASFGFGALMQIMSFVGALVLGHLVDKSGSSRGLIATWWAIGGLAVLSLVVMNDHIVNITSVAAAGFFIIGAQFVLNNFTAASYETGVRATAVGMELGVARVGAILGPFVAGALQQYYQSPTPMFLSIGVSAIAAGMIILLARRPVSAPSGSLEEAAGLRKVAQPAS; encoded by the coding sequence ATGGCCGCGCAGGCAATCGATCTTCACGAAGAACTCGCCGAAGCAAAGGTAGGAAAATTTCACTGGCGCCTCGGCGCCATCATGGGACTGCTAACGCTGTTTGACGGATATGACACGTTCAACCCGGCTTACGTCATTCACTACGTCGCCAAGCCCTGGGGCCTGCAGGCTGGCCAGGCGGGACTATTGATTTCCAGCGGCCTGGTTGGATTCCTCCTCGGGGCCGCCATCCACGGCATCATTGCCGACCGACTCGGCCGCCGCGGCACCCTGCTCGGCGGCCTGTGGATCACCAGTATCTTTACGCTGCTCACCGCGACCTCGGCGGACTCGTTCCTCTCCTTCTGCATCCTGCGGCTCCTGACCGGCATCGGCCTCGGCGTGCTGCTGCCGCTCGCGACCACCTACATCAACGAGCTGGCGCCGCGGCGCGTGGCGAACACGTTTGCGCTGTGGGGCGTCGCGCTTGGCTGGGCGCTCGGCGGCACCCTCGCCGGTGTCGCTGGCGTATTCGCGACGCCGCTATTCGGCTGGACGTCGCTGTACTGGATCGGCTCGCTGTCGTTCCTGCTGCTTCCCTTCATGCACATGATGCTGCCGGAATCGCCAAAGTTTCTTGCACTTCAGGGCCGCATCGATGAAATCCGCGACATGCTGACAAAGCTCCGGCCGGAGCGCGCCAGCGTTTACGCGTCAGCCGAAATTGCCGTCGGGCAGACCGAGAAGCCGGTCAATTCGGTGGCGGCTCTGCTGCAGTCCAAATATCGCCGGACTACGTTCGCGATCTGGGCATCGGCCTTCCTCAGCCTGTTCTGCATCTTCGGCCTGTCAGGGTGGATTCCGACCGTGATGATGCAGCGTGGAGAAACCTTTGCTGCAAGCTTCGGCTTCGGCGCGCTGATGCAGATCATGTCGTTCGTCGGCGCTCTCGTGCTTGGGCATCTCGTCGACAAGTCCGGCAGCAGCCGTGGGCTGATCGCGACCTGGTGGGCGATTGGCGGCCTCGCCGTGCTCTCGCTCGTGGTGATGAACGACCACATCGTCAACATCACATCGGTCGCCGCCGCCGGCTTCTTCATCATCGGCGCGCAGTTCGTGCTGAACAATTTCACCGCAGCTTCCTATGAGACCGGCGTGCGCGCCACCGCGGTCGGAATGGAGCTCGGGGTCGCCCGCGTCGGCGCCATTCTCGGACCGTTCGTCGCCGGCGCGCTGCAGCAATATTACCAGAGCCCGACGCCGATGTTCCTGTCGATCGGCGTCTCCGCGATCGCCGCCGGGATGATTATCTTGCTGGCCCGCCGGCCCGTGAGCGCACCATCTGGTAGCCTTGAAGAGGCTGCCGGCTTGCGCAAGGTTGCACAGCCCGCCTCTTGA